The sequence ACTCTTCGGTGCGCCACGGCGTGCCGCCCTCGCGAGCGTGGCCATCGTCGCCCTGATGGTGGCGGTGATCGCCATCGCGCCGGTCGGCACCCTGGCGCAGGATATCTTGAACAGCTTCCGGGTCCGGCAGTTCGCCGCGATCACGATCCCGATGGACCTGATGCAGCAGGTCGCCCCTGAGCTGGAAGCGCAGGCGAAGCAGTTGACGCCGGAAGAGAAGCAGCAGATCGCGGCCGGCCTGAAGGGCATGGACAACTTCAGCACCACGCTGAACGCCGACAGCGTGCGCCCCGCCGGCTCGATCGACGAGGCTCGCGCGCACCTTGGCGGCACGATGCTCGTGCCGAGCGAACTGCCGCAGGCGTTCGCAGGTAGCCAGCCGCAGATCTACATCGGCGACGCCGGGCACGCGGAGTACACGCTCGACGTGGCCACGGCACAGCAGATCCTGAACACGATCAGCCTGAAGCCCGGCGGCCTGCCCGATCCGGCGCAGACCCCGGAGGTGACTATCTCGCTCGAGCTTAGCCCGTCGGCGGTTCTCGCCTACGAGGCCAACGGCCAGCACCTGATCGTCGGCCAGACGGCCAGCCCGGTGCTGAACATCCCGTCCTCGGTCGACGTGGAGGCGCTGCGCGAGGCGGTGCTGAGCATCCCGGGCCTCCCGCCGGAGCTGGTGGCGCAGATCCGCGCCGTCCAGGACTGGCAGCACACGCTCATCATCCCGGTCCCGGCCGGGGCGAAGACCAGCCAGGAGAAGGTCGACGGCGCACCGGCCCTGCTGATCGAGGCCGAGGAGGGCGCGGCGGTCCTGTGGCAGAAGGACGGCATCCTCTACGGCGTGGCTGGCGAGGGGCTCAGCGGCAGCGACGTGATGCGCGTCGCCGGGTCGCTGGGGTCCTAACCCACCCCACCCACAGCAACCACACCACCGGGGCGGCGTGACATACGCCGCCCCGACTTCGTTAAGACAAGAAGCGCGAGGCGGTTCGCCCGTCCCACCCGCGTTCCTCCCCTCTCCCAAGGTTGGGACAGAGGTCGGGGGTGAGGGCCGCGCTCCTGAGACCCGCCCACTCTCAACGTGAGACGAAGTGTTTGGCCCTGATGGCCGTTCCCTATATGGCATACTCACGCCCATGACAGAGACTGCCACTCACGCCGAAACCGAGCGTCCGGCCGCTACGGCCCCTGCTGTGGAGACCTTCGGGCTGCGCAAGGTCTACGGGGAGCGGGTCGCGGTCGAGGACCTGACCCTGCGCGTCGAAGAGGGGGAGGTCTTCGGCTTCCTCGGCCCTAACGGCGCCGGCAAGACCACGTCGGTCAAGATGCTGATGGGTCTCGTCCGCCCGACGTCGGGGACCGCCCGCCTGCTCGGCCGCCCGCTGGGCGACCGCGCGGCCCGCGCCAAGATCGGCTTCCTCCCCGAGATGTTCCGCTTCCACGACTGGCTGACCGGCGAGGAACTGCTGGATATCCACGGCCAGCTCTACGGGATGTCGCGCGCGCAGCGTCAGCGGCGCATCCCCGAGGTGCTGGAACTGGTCGGCCTGAGCCACGCAGCACGGCAGCGGGTCCGCACCTATTCCAAGGGCATGCAGCAGCGGATCGGGCTTGCGCAGGCACTGCTCAACGAGCCGCGCCTGGTCTTCCTGGACGAGCCGACCTCGGCCCTCGACCCCATCGGCCGCCGCGACGTGCGCGACATCATCCTCCGCCTGCGCGCGGCCGGGATGACCGTGTTCCTCAACTCCCACCTGCTGAGTGAGGTCGAGTCGGTGTCGGACCGTGTGGCGATCATCAACCACGGCCGGGTCGCCGCGATCGGCCCGATGGCCGACTTGCTGCGCCGCGACCTGACGGTCGAGCTGCGCCTCAGCGCGGTCGACCCGGAGCTGCTGGACGACCTCGGCCGACTCGTGCACATCGAGCACGTCGACGGACGCGAGCGGCCCACCGTCGTCGCCCGCGTGCCGGACGAGGAGACGATCGCCCGCGCGGTGGACCTCCTGGTCGGGCGCGGGGTGCGGGTCTACGGCGTCACGCCCGAGCGGCGCACACTGGAACAGGTCTTCCTCGATGTCGTCGAGAAAGAGGGAGGCGAGGTACGGTGAAGGCGCTCGTCATCGCTCGCCTGACCTTCCGCGAGGCGCTCCAGCGCAAGCTGATCTGGGGCGTGCTGGCGCTCAGCCTGGTCTTCGTCGCCCTCTACGCCTTCGGCTTCCATATGCTCGTGCGTGAGTGGAACGAGATGCAGGCGCGACGCCCCGATGACGCCGGCGGACCGATGATGACCTACGAGATCTTCGCCAGCTCGATGGTCATGCTCGGCCTCTACACCGTCAACTTCCTCGCCGGCATCATGACCATCTTCGCCGCGGTGGGCGCCATCGCCAGCGAGATCGACAGCGGCACACTGCACGCGATCATCCCCAAGCCGCTCGCCCGCTGGGAGTTGGTGCTGGGCAAGTACCTCGGCTACGCCGGCATGCTGGTGATCTACATCGCGGTCATGGTCGGCTCGGTCGTGGTGACCGCCCGCCTGATCGGCAGCTACACCCCGCCGAATATCGTCCAGGGGATGCTCCTGATCGTCCTCGTCGCGATGATCCTGCTCTCACTGACCATGCTCGGCAGCACCCTCTTCTCGACCATCGCCAACGGCGTCATCGTCTTCATGCTCTACGGCATGGCAATGACCGGCGGGCTGGTCGAGCAGATCGGCACGGTGCTCAGCAACCAGACGCTGATCAATATCGGCGTCGCCACCAGCATCCTGCTGCCAAGCGACAGCATGTGGCGGCTCGCCAGCTACGTGGTCCAGCCGCAGATCGCGATCAGCTTCACCGGCCCCAACCCGCTCGGCACGACCGTGCCCCCCAGCGCGACCGCGGTGCAGTACTCCATCGCCTACTGCCTCGTCCTTCTCCTCGCCGCCATGCTGGTGTTCCGGCGTCGGGATTTGTGAGGGCCGTCCCCCGCAACCGCGCTATACTCCTCCCCAACGCTCCCACGCAAGCATCACGGAGCACGGAACACGGAGCACGCACCACGCAATAGGCAGTACGCAATACGCACTACCCACAACGGAGGCTCACCCCGATGTTCATCAAGGCATTCCCGGCCGGGCCGATCGAGACGAACGCATTCCTGGTGGGGGACGAGGAGTCCGGGCAGGCCATCGCCATCGACGCACCGGGCGACGTCACCGCCGATCTGGTCGACGCGGCCCGCGCCGCCGGGCTGACGATCGGACTGATCGTGCTCACCCACCACCACTGGGACCACGTGCTCGATGCCCTGGAGTTGAAGGCCGCCACCGGCGCGCCGCTCGCCGCGCACCCGGAGTCGGTCCCGTTGTTG is a genomic window of Sphaerobacter thermophilus DSM 20745 containing:
- a CDS encoding ABC transporter ATP-binding protein, encoding MTETATHAETERPAATAPAVETFGLRKVYGERVAVEDLTLRVEEGEVFGFLGPNGAGKTTSVKMLMGLVRPTSGTARLLGRPLGDRAARAKIGFLPEMFRFHDWLTGEELLDIHGQLYGMSRAQRQRRIPEVLELVGLSHAARQRVRTYSKGMQQRIGLAQALLNEPRLVFLDEPTSALDPIGRRDVRDIILRLRAAGMTVFLNSHLLSEVESVSDRVAIINHGRVAAIGPMADLLRRDLTVELRLSAVDPELLDDLGRLVHIEHVDGRERPTVVARVPDEETIARAVDLLVGRGVRVYGVTPERRTLEQVFLDVVEKEGGEVR
- a CDS encoding ABC transporter permease, which produces MKALVIARLTFREALQRKLIWGVLALSLVFVALYAFGFHMLVREWNEMQARRPDDAGGPMMTYEIFASSMVMLGLYTVNFLAGIMTIFAAVGAIASEIDSGTLHAIIPKPLARWELVLGKYLGYAGMLVIYIAVMVGSVVVTARLIGSYTPPNIVQGMLLIVLVAMILLSLTMLGSTLFSTIANGVIVFMLYGMAMTGGLVEQIGTVLSNQTLINIGVATSILLPSDSMWRLASYVVQPQIAISFTGPNPLGTTVPPSATAVQYSIAYCLVLLLAAMLVFRRRDL